cttggggtcgcacagagttggacacgaccgaagtgacttagcagcagcagcaactgtggtgctgaagactcctgaaagtatcttggagagcaaggagatcaaatcagtcgatcttaagggagatcaaccctgaatagtcaatggaaggactgatgctgaagctgcagctccagtattttggtcatctgatgcgaacagacaacccattggaaaagtccctgatgctgggaaagatcgagggcagaggagaagaaggcttcagaggatgagatggctggacagcatcaccgatgcaatgaacatgaacttgagcaaactccgggggtgagggacagggaggcctggcatgctgtagtccatggggtcgcaaagagttggacatgactgggcaactgaacaacaacaacacatcttGATGGAAATAAACATCCAAAGGAGATGGTTAGCAAAGTGGGTCTTGATTCTGAGAATCATTTGTAGGGCAATAGTTGGAAACTATGAGAatgggtagggcttcccaggtggtgctggtggtagagaacccatctgccaatgcaagagacatgagacacggttcgatccctgggtggggaagatcccctagaggagggcatggcaaccctccaatattcttgcctggagaatctcatggacagaggagcctggtgtactacagtccaaaaggttgcaaagagttggacaggactgaagagacttagcacatacaTGAGAATGGGTGCCACCGTGTCAATGTGACTCTGAATGATGCAGCCCTGGGGTCCTGTGGCCCAGAATATGATCCTGATGAGTGGCAGAAATGTTGCCATAAAGGCGTGATGGTGAAAGCAAACACTGGAACCATTAGAAATGGAAATCTGTGGATGTTCCTTAGAGGTGAGGGGCCCAAACCTAGGGAGACTTGAAGGAAATGATCTTGGAAGGTCCTGATTTCAAAGTTGCTTTCACTGGAAGGCTGTGGCTTTTCCCTGGTCTCCACATAAGTTCTAGGCCCGGCCTCTGGCCCCGGTAGGAAGCTAACTTGCTTCCCCTCCAGCAGCCTCTGGCAACCTGAAGTCATCCCAGCCATCTTGTCACCACCCAGTTGTCACCCATTCCTTTGCCTGTCCCCTCAAGTTAAAAAATCTGTTGTATCTTAAGTGTGTCAAGTTAAAAATGCGGGCTTTGAGATATAATGGCCGTAGGTTGCATTTTGTTTAGTCCTGTAATTAGGAGCCAAAATCTAGGGACTGACATGAATGTTTATGAGATCTCAAAGAAATCAGTGGCTCTGGGTTCACTGCCGGGTGTTGGGGGGGAGACAATTCCTGGGTTCACTGGGGAGGCCTGAGGTGTTGGACAAGCGGGCTGCACTGGAGACTAAGTTTTCAGGGAAGGCAGTGGCGGCAGCGGTGGTATTGATAGGCAGCCATAAATTTCCAGAGACTGGCAAGAGAATTCTTGAGACCAAAAAAGGCTAAGCGTCCCTGGGGCAGTAGGACAAGGTCTATTTTATAACCACTCCAAGATAGGAAATTGCCAAAGGTCTAGTGCCAATAGGAAATCTTGGCTACAGCAGGGGACTAACTCATTCAGTCAACCATCACTGACAGCGGTGAGCTCCTACATCGGGGCCAGGACAAACAGGGGCATGGGCAGTAAGGAACGTTTTATGGCTACCGCCCTCTGTCCGAAGGCTGAATAGTGGGAGGAAAAACGGGGGAATAATATGAACCGGGCCTTGGGTCATACAAATTCAGAGGGGAATTCCAGCTTGTGGGGACTCTTAGGCAAAGGTCCACTCCagcacaaatacatacatataccttTTCCTTCCAATCCTTCCCACAGGTGTCATATTTAGGAGCCAACCTCCCTGGACTCAGAACCCAGTCCCCTTTTCCAGGTCTTGTTGCTTTTTCACTCCTGAGCCTAATCCTGACCATGACTTCTTGAAAATGTTACCTTAATCACAGAGACTAAGCTCCACATTTCCCCACTCTTTGTCCCCCCTATCCTCTCTCTCCCCTAATGCCCCCCAGGATAAGGCTTCACCTGACTCACTTCCCTCATGGTTTTCACCCAAGATTTTTTCGATTTGTTAGTTCCTAGCTTAGTCCTCTTGCATGGAAAAtaacatggacggaggagcctggtaggctgcagtccatggggtcgctaagagtcggacatgactgagcgacttcactttcacttttcccttttatgcattggagaaggaaatggcaacccactccagtgttcttgcctggagaatcccagggacaggggagcccggtgggctgctgtctatggggtcgcacagagtcggacacgactgacgcaacttagcagcagcagcagcagcttagtcctgggcttcccaggtggtgctagcagtagagaacccgcctgtcaatgtaggagacataagagatgtgggtttgatccctgggtcaggaagatctcctggaggagggcatggcaacccactccagtattctggcctggagaatcccatggacagaggagcctggtgggctactgtcgacagcatctcaaagagttggacacaactaaagtgacttagcacgcatgcacagctTAGTCCTAGAGAccattctgattttatttatgtatttttggctgcactggatctttgttactgcactcgggctttctctagttgcggtgagcaggggctactctttgttgtggtgtgagggtttctcgttgtggtggcttctgaaGGTGGCGGAGCCCGGGTTctaggtgtgcgggcttcagtagttgcagcacatgggctcagtaactgcggcacacaggcttagctgccctgcagcatgtgaaatgttaccagaccagggattgaacccgtgtcccctgcactggcaggcagattcttaaccactggaccaccagggacgtccctggagACCAGTTTTAACTTGGTTAAAAAGTTCCTCCAGGCACTAGGCCAAGTGACCCATTCAAGGCTGATTAAGACTCCCTGAACCAGGCACAGGAAGTTCTGGGAGGTGAAGGACATTTCTGGATGATTCTAAAAAACAAATCCTATTCCGCTTGTCCCTGACCCTAGGCCAATCTAGTGAGTCCTCTATCTGACTGGGAGTATGGAACAGGAGCAGGAATCAGGGGACACTGTCTTTAGCCATTTGTAGAAATTTGGTCAAATCAATTACCTTCTGGGCTCCAGTTTCCTGCCTCATAAAATGACCTTGAAGGCCCCCTTCAGCTCTGAGAGTCTAGTTTACTTTGCACCCTGGTCAGCTGGTTTTTAGGACAGCCTTGAGAAGCTGAAACACTTCCAAGGTCTTCCCTCATGTTCTTTATAGTCTAGAAAGTGTACTTTCTAGGATCTAGTTCTGTTTCAACAGTAGATCTAAATGTTTGGCTGCACTTGGATCTGCTTTAAATTTCTAGGAGATGCAAAGCATAACATGTGTAATCCCTTAAGACCCAGACCCTCATTCTCCCAGAGCAGAGCTGGGAACAGACTGCTCACTGAGGGACATGTGAGGGAGTGAGTACACGGCTGAGGTTTCACTTTGTTATGTGCAGGGAACATGGGCTTGGGATTCTAAATAGGAAACTTCTGGGAAATactgggtgggggctgggtgaTGAGGTAGGGGAGGCCGGGGAACTACAGACCGCTAAAGGCAGAGACGGAGTTTAGGAGTCACTGGGCTGGAGTGTGGAGGATAAACTGCTGATGGTCCCAagtcagggaagcccactcccgGCTAGTGAGTGCACCCTTAGCTCATTGTGCACTCAGGGAGCGAGTCAGCCCCCTCACCCAGCTGTTCCAGCCCCATAGCAGCTCCTGTAGTTTTCTTTGGCTCAGAGAACCAGAGGCGTCCCCTGAGCCCTGGCCCCCCTCTACCGCAAAGCAACTGGCTTCCATTACCCCTGACAGCTCCAGAGCAACAGCCCAGCCCCCGGCCCCAGCCTGGCTTAGTGCCGTTCCCTTTTATGGTGAAGCTGAGGGAAAGCAAGAAGTGAGGGGGAGTAGGTTTGGGTTGGGCAGAGGGTTGTAAAGCCCCGGGCTGCCTCTCCCTCAGGAGAGACCCTCGGACATCTACCCACTGTCATCTTTTTTCTCCTGGGAGGCCCACTCTGCTTACCACCCACACGACCCCTTTTGCCGCTCCCagcccttcctcctttccccccCTCCGTGACATCCGGGGGGTGATTTCCCACTTGGCCGAAGTCCCACGGTTTGGGTTTTGATTCCAGGAGGGTCCGCCCCATTTCCGACGCCCACCTcttggggtgggatggagggagggagtccGACTAAGGGAGACATCGGTCAGATCACAGGCAGGATCGTTCTTTTTGGCGTATGTGGGGCAGAAAGGCTGGCGCGCCAAGGAGAGGGACCCGGCCGCCCCACTCCAGTCCCCATTCTACACCGCCTCTCATCCCTCTCCCCGCCGCCAGGGCCAGGGAGGGGACCCTGAGGGCAGGGCGCAAAGGAAGCACCTGGCCGGGCCGGGAAGCGAAGGATGAGCAGCAGCGCGGGGGCCCGGGACAGGAGAGGAGGCGGGCACAGACTAGACTCAAGCCGAGCTCCTCGCCCGGCCCGGCCGCCGCACCCTCACTCTAGCCCACTCCTTAGCTCCAGCGAGGTTGCCCTAAGGCCGCTAACCGCGTTCCGGGAAGCGCCAGCTGCAGTCAGCTGCGCCGCGCGGAGTCTGGAGTGCACGTCAGCCCAGCGACCCACACGACGGCCCCTCCCTCTTCGGCCCGACCCAAGACCCCGCCCCTCGCGAGAGCGCCATGGGAGCAGGCGAGACGCTGAGGCTAGAGAGGCCTTACCGACCGAGCCTCACAACCGGAAATGCCTGGTTTGGAGCCGAATTGGCGCTGCAAACTTCCGGTCCAGGTTTACTACCTCAAGCTCGTCCCCAGACCGCGTCGGAGCCGACCCCAGCTGATCAGGTAAGAGGCACGCAGGCGCGATCCCCGACCCATAGGCGGTGACTGGACCAGCGGGGGCAAGGACGGGTCCTGGTTTGGGCGAGGAGTGCGCTGGCCCGCGTCTCaggccctcctctcctcctcagcATGATCACGGACGTGCAGCTCGCCATCTTCGCCAACATGCTGGGCGTGTCGCTCTTCCTACTTGTCGTTCTCTATCACTACGTGGCCGTCAACAATCCCAAGAAGCAGGAATGAGAGTGGCGCTTTTTCTGCCCCAGGTAACGGTCCGGGGCTGTAGCGCCTAGACCCTGGAGAGTGAGCGGGAAGGCCGCGCCAGGGCCTGCAGGGTTCGAGACTTCAAATCGGAACGTGTTGGGCCAAGCGTGATACAGTCCAGAACTGGGCCCCTTTATCCGCACAAAGTAGCGAGTGTCCAGCCCCCTTAAACTGCTCCCTGCTAGAACGGGGTGGGTACCGTCAACCCACTCAGTCCCCATCTTTATGTGGTTCCCGATTTCCAAGTTGATAGTATGGGTGCAAGGAGGTACTGACACCCTAAGTAATAAAGGTAATGAGGATGCCATCCAAGTATGAGGATTTGGGCTCTTCACTTAAAATAGTCCTTTTCCAAGGTTGTTAGGTCTTTAGGCATAATTTTTTTGTGAGGGGTTGCAGAAATAGAGAATTCTATTTCAGGGGCACAGGGCGCTTATGTAGGGGGTGGCTACTATAGACCTAAGTCATAGATAagagtgggatggggggaggctgTATGAAGGGCTTGTAAACCAACCTGTAACAGTGGGTGAGGACTGTAAGGGGGAACAGGCTGGATGGGAGTTGATTCTGAAAGATAGCCCCAGAGGAAAGCTGCAGCATTTTCCTTACCTCAGgtctttccccctcttttctAGGGTTCCAGGACATAGTCTGAGGCAAGATGGAGGGTGTGAGGGGCCTTCACACTTCACTTCATCCCTTCTACCCATCACAGCATACAAAGCAACTACACCTGGATTTTTCCAAACAACTTTTATTTCCTCAAAGTCTTCCTTAACCCTATGGAACAAGAAGCTGCCACTGAATAGGGCCCAGTATAGGGGCTACTTTCTTTTCTACTCCCTCCccccaatataaaaaaatatatatatttttgtggtCCCAAAATCTTGTGctgtggagggagggaaggggtggCAGGTCCCTGCTTTGTCCTGTCTCAAGGTGATGCTTTGTAATGTCTCAGAACAGTGTGGTGGGTGTTCTAAGAAGTTACACAGAGTTGTCACGTGGAATCAGCAGCTGAAAAAGGGGACTAGCACATTTGTCACTGTGTTCCCCATTGTGGGGTCATATCCTGGGCTTGAAGGCATCAGACCCGGGGAGAAACAGTGAATGGGGGAGATTTAGGGACAAAACAAACATCGGTTTGGCCCAAGGGCCCCCCACTATAACAAATCCGAGACTGGGAGTCAGACAGACTACAGGAAATAGGAGAAAAGGCGGGGGCAGAGCGGGGCCGTGGAGGCCCGGCTTGAGGCAGCCTGcaacagagaaaagagaggaatcAGGGTTGCAAACTCAGCCCTTCTTCTGGTCTTTTAGCCAGGGGCTGGGACATGAGACAGACAAGATGGGGGAGGCTAGGTAGGTTGGGCACTGCACAGTGGTCTGATAGGGGTGCCCGAGGCCCTGGCTGGAAGTTGTTCTCTTGTCTGCTGGAGTGAAGAATGAGAGCATGATGGAAAAAAAGTCAGCGACTGGATTCTTACTGGAGGTACATTTAGTCCTTAAAGGGTcaaagggagaagaggaggaagaaaatggtCCTGAATGGCAGAAATGGGAATAAGAGGTGGAATGAGGGGCTGGACACTGGTGCTCACCGTGGTGTGCAGCGGGGTCCCAGCTCCAGCTCACTGCTCTTCTTGGTCTGGGGGAGAGGGGATGTGGGGCCTGGAGAGCCTCTCATCCCTCTGCGAGTCGGCGGTGAGCCCTGGGCCAACCTGGGCCTAGCCTGTGTGGACAGGGGGAGGCTAAGAGGCTGGATTCTTCCATGGACATTCTTGCTTCTAGGTTTCCTTCTAGTTTCCACATGCACGAGTCTAATATACGGGTCAGCATGGGTACTAGGACCTTGAGTTCTCAGGCACTATGCCTAGCTGAGAGGGTCAGGCAGGATAATAGCTAAAAAACTCGGGTTCAGTCTATGATTATACAGTCCAAGCTTTACTTAACTAGGGGAGGCGAAAGGACCCAGCATTTAACCTTCATGGCTATACCACAGCCAAGATCTGGAGGAGTAGAAAAGCACGATGTGGAAAGATGTTGGAGTATTAGTAGGTCTACTTCAGAGCCTTCACTGCCTCAGCCCCTGCCAGAGCAGCTTAAGCTTCACCCATCCAGGCAGCTTCTGCCTATACCCAACTTCAGTCAGCCTAGTATGGGGATCTGGACTGAATCGGAGTGGGTGGCACAGCTGGTCCTAGGAGCAGCAACCAGATGTGTTACCTGGGGAATCCGGGACCCCTCCTGGCGGGAAGTCTCCTCGGGCAGGTCTgggcagaaagagaggagaagCTAAGGGCAGGGGCAGGCAAAGCCAAAGCTAGCAGGCTGAGGTGAGGGTATGTCTGGCAGGGATGCTGGGATTGGAAGCAAGCAAGAGACCTGGCTGAAGGGGACAGGGGGCACTCGACAGACAGGCATTCAGGCATCAGAACAGCTCTCTGCTGTGGTTGTGGGGCAAGGATGTAAAGCAGGGCTGGGCATCTTCCCTCCCGCTCCCCAGGTGAACAGCGCCTTGCTGGGCTCTGCCAAGTGTTGTTAGCCGGGGGCTGGGGAAGACCCCAGAATGTTACCTGCAGTCGGGTCCTAATACAGGGGATCCGAGGTCCAGCCCCCAGCAGACCTTTCCCAATCACCATGACGGCCTCTGTCTTGTCTCCTGAAGACAGGAATGAGCAGCTGCTCCCTAGGGAACAAAGGAAGCTGGGATCAGGACGGGGCCATGGAGAAGAGGTAACTTCCTTTCCATCCGGGTTTCTCAATACTGGCACTGTTGACATGTTGGACTGGattattctttgttgtggggggctGCCTTGTGTGTttcaggatgtttagcagcatctctggcttcGACCCAGCAGATGGCatttcttctcctccctcctcatcaCTGTAACAACCAAAAAATTTCTCCAGACATTGGCAAATGTCCACTGTTGTGCAAAACTGCCCCTCGTTCAGAAGCACTGCATGCTCTCGTCTGGTCCAAGGGGTGGAATGGCAACTTGGGGCTTGACTCAGAACCCACTCAAGCTGAACTGCTTTGAATTTGTTAGTGTTATCCCAGTTGTGTGTGTAAGCATTTAAGGATCAAGCAGCACCAAGACCGGTGGATTCAGGGCTACCCACCGAAGAGAGTTAACAGGTTGGGAGTAGCAGGCCTTGAGGGAGGCAGAAGATGTCAGACTGGAGTCTTAGAAATCATTCCCATCCAGTCCGTTACATGGCTGGGTCTAGAACTTAAAAGGAAAGCAGATGGTCTAGGCTCTCTATGTGAATGACACGATCCCATAGTATGTGTGGTGATGATGGGTGAAAAGGTCTATGCTGTTTTCATTCTTCAATTTCGTCTAATGTTGCCCAGCTCCTGGAGTCAGGGAGTATGAATAAATAGCAGGTAGGAAAAGTCCTCAGGTTCAactgtaaaaataagattaaatgagataatgtgctTAGAGCAGTGCCTGCCACATAGTAAACGCTCAGTAAGTGCTAACTTATTTTATTATACAAAGACATTCATAGAATGCCAGCTTCCTGTACAAGGACATGGATGTTAGTTTAGGGATTTAGGATAATCCAGGAGAATAACTGACGGCCCTGGTCTGGAGTGGCCTGCCTAACATGAAGTCAAGAAGGAGGTGCAGGTCATATGGCAGCAGAGCTGGAGGGGTTTCTTCAAGCCTAGTCAGGACTCTGGCCTACACCCTGGGAGGTAGAGAAGGAAGGAGGTTGACCAACCCAGATTTCAGTGGCAGTAAGTACAGACCTGATATGCTGAGTGAGTTGGGCAGTAGGCAGGAGCCCATGTGTGAAGAGGCTAGGTTAGAACTagcaggagttggggatggggcCAGGCTGCTTGAAGTAGGGCGATGGGTCACTGGCTGCTGCCGCCGTCTCCTATCTTGGCTTCGGGGCTCTGAGTGGAAGGGACACAAGCAGATAAAAGGGCAAATAAGTGAGATATTGTCATTCCACTTCCCCACTGGCTTTCCCTTGTCAGCAGATGCCTGTTTTCCAGCTTGTTATCACACCAGCATCCCTCTTCTGAAGTAAATCTAAGATGGGTAGAAAGACCTCATCACTTACTCCAGCTCTCCTTGTTCATCCAGCCCTCGTCCTGCTTTACCTCTGTAGCTAACTAGCCTACTCATACCAGTTCATTCTTAAGTTACTGAGCTTggctttttctcctccctctaAATGCACCTTTTCAACTACTTCTCCTGTCCCTAAATGCCAGTATCCGTCACCATTTTATCCTCTCCTGCTCTATGTGGTCAAAACTCCTAAGTCTCCCTCTCGCCCTTTTTTCCTGAGCTGCAGTTCTGTCTACTGGTTGTTTCTACCTAGCAGTGTCTCATGACCCAGTGTCTCATCCcttgcttcctttccttctccctatCTTGGTGAAAAATCTGCTAGAAACTTTCATTTCATCTTTCGACTCCTTCACATTTAGATTTGTATTTAACCCAAAACTGGACAGTTCATCCACTGCCTTCTCTTGAATTCCCTCTTTATTCACCTTTGCCATTAGTGTCCAGATACAATCTTTATCTCTCAtccaggcttttaaaaaaatattctccacTGGCCTCCCTAGCTTGAGTCTATTCCCTTTTATAATCCATCCTTCACACAGGTGCCAGAAATTATTATTCTAAAATACAGACctgattaaaaatcattttggctCAGACAAGGGGGAGATATTGAAGGTCTTTTACAGGATAAAGTTCAAATGTTTGAACGTGGCATTCAAAGCCCCACCTACTTTAGGTCCAGTTTACACACCCTCAGTAGGATGCTGACTTGATCCTCTGCTATAGCCTCTATGGCTACTGGCTATGCTGTTCCTCTGCAATGCCTGTTTCTTCTTCCAGTGAACTCTGGACATCTTACATGTCCCATCTCAAATGTCACCTTTATGAAAGCCTCCCTGACCATTAAGAGTAAAATTAactgttctcttttctttaattgTTTTTTGTTCCCTCGggtgaaggaaacagcaacccactccagtattcttgcctggaaaatcccgtaaaTGGAGGagctagtaggctacagtccatggggtcgcaaagagtcagacacgactgagtgacttcactttcacttttctttctttcccttggcGAGTAACTGTTTATGGTTTCTGTCTCCTTAACTAAATGTTAGTATATGTAAAGTACTtataacagtgcctggcacagagtaagcgctcaataaatgttagctaataTTCTAATTGAAACTTTGAGTTTCTTGAGGGTAGGGACctggtcttttccaacactatgTTTCCAACACTATATCTCAGGGCCTGTAAAGTACTGCCTGgaaaaacaaagactttaaaCATTTTGTTTGCTTGGATAGCAGACACCCACTGCAGACCATGGGCTGACTCAACAATCCCTATCTAAGGGCATATGGTTATACTCTTATGGGGCAGCTCTCTTGGTCCCTTCTTTGTGGCTAGAGCCTCACTGCTACAGATTCTGAAAGGTGGGATCCCAGTTGGGTAGGTGGTGATGAGAAAGGGCAGGGAGGTGCTCAGGCATGGCAGGTCCCTCCTCATCATAGGGTAACAGCAGGTACCAAATGTTCTCAAACCAAATGAGCCATTAACTTCGATGGAGCTGAATTTGATGCTGGTTACAGGATGCCAGCTGACTTCTGACAAAGCAACATGTGTTACATGTAAAAAGTCTCATGTAAAAAGTAAGTAGGTAACAGGAGTTTTATCTTGTCTACACTAGCAGTGACAAGGGTACTTCTGGAACATTCccaaaccaaattttaaaaaactgatactTGTATGAAAAAGGacaagaagaaagggagagatcTCAGAAGGAAGCTACTCTAGCTTTGAGGAGGTTGCCAAGATGCTGGGTTCTAATTAGAGTATAAGACCACAGACAGGAGTCAAAACCACCAGACCTTAGGGAGCTAGTAAGAGTTGGCACAGTGATGCCAACAAAACAACCAAAGTCAGGGACTCATGGCCACAGTTAAATAACTTGAAACATTATCCACCACCAAAGACTCAGAGATGCTGCAGAGCCTAGACCTTGGTAATGGCTTCAGTTAAAACAGGGACGTCAAGAGACAGTGCACTCGGGTCACTTCAGATAACGAACTTCATGACAGAGGGAGAAACAGCAGGAGATAGATGATCTGACACAGAAGGATGCTGGAACCGTGTTAGGGGATGAAGCTTCACCCTACCCCAAGAAAGGATAAAAGAGTGCAAGCGAGAG
This window of the Bubalus bubalis isolate 160015118507 breed Murrah chromosome 12, NDDB_SH_1, whole genome shotgun sequence genome carries:
- the OST4 gene encoding dolichyl-diphosphooligosaccharide--protein glycosyltransferase subunit 4; its protein translation is MPGLEPNWRCKLPVQVYYLKLVPRPRRSRPQLISMITDVQLAIFANMLGVSLFLLVVLYHYVAVNNPKKQE